In Catenulispora sp. MAP5-51, a genomic segment contains:
- a CDS encoding SCO4848 family membrane protein, with translation MKLGRVASWFLVAFGVWSVIIWPRFMEAIWDDKRSWDNGPTSFFLVHAVLVTVSIVAGVSIGVIGWRSVRGLRKMNP, from the coding sequence GTGAAACTCGGGCGTGTCGCGTCATGGTTCCTGGTCGCCTTCGGCGTCTGGTCGGTGATCATCTGGCCGCGCTTCATGGAGGCCATCTGGGATGACAAGAGGTCGTGGGACAACGGGCCCACGTCGTTCTTCCTGGTGCACGCGGTGCTGGTCACGGTGTCGATCGTGGCCGGGGTGTCGATCGGCGTGATCGGGTGGCGCTCGGTGCGGGGGCTGCGCA